The following are encoded in a window of Methanobrevibacter ruminantium M1 genomic DNA:
- the mtrH gene encoding tetrahydromethanopterin S-methyltransferase subunit H: MFRFDKEQLVVDIAGVKMGGQPGEYPTVLAGTIFYGGHKIISDEKAGDFDKDAAEGLIKTMEEMSDVTGNPCVVQTFGATAEAMVKYLEFVGDICDKPFLIDSTAAAAKIAGVEYVQEAGLAERAVYNSLSMAAEAGEIEAVANSDIDASILLGFNPMTPGVPGKLEIWETGGSVIDEGILEMAERCGITKPWMDVAVTPLGQGAGPAVRTSYAVKAKWGYPVGSGIHNVPSAWDWLRQYKKEHKEAWPVCDIGSNIVQQMAGGDFVLFGPIENSRLAFPACGMADIMIAEAARDIGTEPIEAHPLNLLL, translated from the coding sequence ATGTTTAGATTTGATAAAGAACAACTCGTCGTAGATATTGCTGGAGTAAAAATGGGAGGACAACCTGGAGAATACCCTACCGTTTTAGCAGGAACTATCTTTTACGGCGGACACAAAATTATTAGTGATGAAAAAGCAGGAGACTTTGATAAAGACGCTGCTGAAGGATTAATTAAAACAATGGAAGAAATGTCTGATGTAACCGGAAACCCTTGTGTTGTACAAACTTTCGGTGCTACTGCAGAAGCTATGGTTAAATACTTAGAATTTGTAGGGGACATCTGTGACAAACCTTTCCTTATCGACTCAACTGCTGCAGCTGCAAAGATTGCAGGTGTAGAATACGTACAAGAAGCAGGATTAGCTGAAAGAGCTGTATACAACTCCTTAAGTATGGCAGCAGAAGCTGGAGAAATCGAAGCTGTAGCTAACTCTGACATCGACGCATCCATTCTCTTAGGTTTCAACCCAATGACCCCTGGTGTACCTGGTAAACTCGAAATCTGGGAAACCGGTGGATCTGTTATCGACGAAGGTATTCTCGAAATGGCAGAAAGATGTGGTATTACCAAACCTTGGATGGACGTAGCAGTTACTCCTTTAGGTCAAGGTGCAGGTCCTGCAGTAAGAACTTCCTACGCTGTAAAAGCTAAATGGGGATACCCTGTAGGTTCCGGTATTCACAACGTACCTTCCGCATGGGATTGGTTAAGACAATACAAAAAAGAACACAAAGAAGCATGGCCTGTATGTGATATAGGTTCTAACATCGTACAACAAATGGCTGGTGGAGACTTCGTACTTTTCGGTCCTATCGAAAACTCAAGACTCGCATTCCCAGCATGTGGTATGGCAGATATTATGATTGCTGAAGCAGCAAGAGATATCGGTACCGAACCTATTGAAGCACACCCATTGAACTTGTTATTATAA
- the mtrG gene encoding tetrahydromethanopterin S-methyltransferase subunit MtrG — translation MSEEESVPQIIVSTDDMAAAINKLDEAEEKVEFAVGEYFQRLGQQNGRDIGILYGIILGLVILIVSIEFGLVSAMSTMLTSLV, via the coding sequence ATGTCTGAAGAAGAATCAGTACCTCAAATTATTGTATCTACCGATGATATGGCAGCTGCAATTAATAAATTGGATGAAGCTGAAGAAAAAGTAGAATTCGCTGTTGGTGAATACTTCCAACGTTTAGGACAACAAAACGGTAGAGATATTGGTATTTTATATGGTATTATTTTAGGTCTTGTAATTTTAATAGTATCTATTGAATTTGGTTTGGTAAGTGCAATGAGTACTATGCTTACAAGCTTAGTCTAA